A single region of the Actinoplanes sp. SE50/110 genome encodes:
- a CDS encoding exonuclease domain-containing protein, producing MYAVVDLQTTGTKTTWHDRIVEIAIVRLDETGKVLDEWCTLVNPDRDLGPQELHGISGAEARRAPVFAELAGQIAERLAGRLIVAHNLLFDAGFLTAEFGKLGVAVPVDDERGLCTMRLAGHFLPTASRSLAACRAAAGLGPHREQSALHGARAAGELLGYYLERAGDPPPWAELLDSARQADWPRLRVTTVAAVPRRRPEEREPHFLTRLVDRLPRQLDPKADAYLALLDGVLLDRHISASEADQLVAIAARIGLSRADAELLHHRYLCGLATVALADQILTPAERLDLDGVAELLGLTSADVDRALAEPAAQVTRWQLTPGDQVVFTGDLHPPREHLEVDALTHGLRTARKVTKQTRLLVAADPDSLSGVAKLARQYGIPIVTPAAYKTMLEALLSAQR from the coding sequence ATGTACGCCGTCGTCGACCTGCAGACCACCGGCACCAAGACCACCTGGCACGACCGGATCGTGGAGATCGCGATCGTGCGGCTGGACGAGACCGGCAAGGTTCTCGACGAATGGTGCACCCTCGTCAATCCGGACCGGGATCTCGGCCCGCAGGAGCTGCACGGGATCAGCGGCGCCGAGGCCCGCCGCGCGCCGGTCTTCGCCGAGCTGGCCGGTCAGATCGCCGAGCGGCTGGCCGGACGTCTGATCGTCGCGCACAATCTGCTCTTCGACGCCGGCTTCCTCACCGCCGAGTTCGGCAAGCTGGGTGTCGCCGTGCCGGTCGACGACGAGCGCGGTCTGTGCACCATGCGCCTGGCCGGACATTTCCTGCCGACCGCGTCGCGGAGCCTGGCGGCGTGCCGGGCCGCCGCCGGACTAGGTCCGCACCGCGAACAGTCCGCGTTGCACGGCGCCCGGGCCGCCGGCGAGCTGCTCGGTTACTACCTGGAGCGGGCGGGTGATCCGCCACCCTGGGCCGAGCTGCTGGACAGTGCCCGGCAGGCCGACTGGCCGCGGCTGAGAGTGACCACGGTCGCCGCCGTCCCGCGTCGCCGTCCCGAGGAGCGCGAGCCGCACTTCCTCACCCGGCTCGTCGACCGCCTGCCCCGCCAGCTCGACCCGAAGGCCGACGCTTACCTGGCGCTGCTCGACGGTGTGCTGCTGGATCGGCACATCTCGGCGAGCGAGGCCGATCAGCTGGTCGCGATCGCCGCCAGGATCGGGCTGTCCCGGGCCGACGCCGAGCTGCTGCACCACCGCTACCTGTGTGGGCTGGCCACGGTAGCGCTCGCCGATCAGATCCTCACCCCGGCCGAACGCCTCGACCTGGACGGCGTCGCCGAGCTTCTCGGTCTCACCTCGGCCGACGTCGACCGGGCGCTCGCCGAACCGGCCGCTCAGGTCACCCGGTGGCAGCTCACCCCGGGTGACCAGGTCGTCTTCACCGGTGACCTGCACCCGCCGCGCGAGCATCTCGAGGTGGACGCGCTGACCCACGGTCTGCGGACCGCGCGGAAAGTCACCAAACAGACGCGACTGCTGGTGGCGGCCGATCCGGATTCGCTCTCCGGGGTGGCCAAGCTCGCCCGGCAGTACGGCATTCCGATCGTCACCCCGGCGGCCTACAAGACGATGCTCGAGGCGTTGCTCTCCGCGCAGCGTTGA
- a CDS encoding response regulator transcription factor, translating into MAVSDASKGLVLVVEDERPIADLVRLYLSREGFGVQVEHDGAAGLAAARRLRPVACILDIALPGMDGTEICRRLRADGDWTPVIFLTARDDEVDRILGLELGGDDYVTKPFSPRELVTRVKALLRRAAGPPEEDGVRRLGPVALDRSRRAATVDGQAVTLTATEFDLLAHLLGRPGRVFTREELLAAVWGYASHAGTRTVDVHVAQVRAKLGGAAGLIRTVRGVGYTADA; encoded by the coding sequence GTGGCGGTGAGCGATGCGTCGAAGGGGCTCGTCCTGGTCGTCGAGGATGAGCGGCCGATCGCCGACCTGGTCCGGCTCTATCTGAGCCGGGAGGGATTCGGGGTGCAGGTCGAGCACGACGGCGCCGCGGGGCTGGCGGCGGCGCGGCGGCTGCGGCCGGTGGCGTGCATCCTGGACATCGCGCTGCCCGGGATGGACGGGACGGAGATCTGCCGCCGACTGCGCGCCGACGGCGACTGGACGCCGGTGATCTTCCTGACCGCGCGGGACGACGAGGTCGACCGGATCCTCGGCCTTGAGCTGGGTGGGGACGACTACGTCACCAAGCCGTTCAGCCCGCGTGAGCTGGTCACCCGGGTCAAGGCGCTGCTGCGGCGGGCCGCCGGGCCGCCGGAGGAGGACGGCGTGCGCCGACTGGGCCCGGTCGCGCTCGACCGGAGCCGCCGCGCGGCCACCGTGGACGGGCAGGCGGTGACGCTGACCGCGACCGAGTTTGATCTGCTCGCGCACCTGCTCGGCCGGCCCGGGCGGGTGTTCACCCGGGAGGAGCTGCTGGCCGCGGTCTGGGGCTACGCCTCGCACGCCGGCACCCGCACGGTGGACGTGCACGTGGCCCAGGTCCGGGCCAAGCTCGGCGGCGCGGCCGGCCTGATCCGCACGGTCCGCGGCGTGGGCTACACCGCCGATGCGTGA
- a CDS encoding MarR family winged helix-turn-helix transcriptional regulator: MREPDGVDRILAQWAVERPDLETTAMGVFGRIQRIARIASDAGERAYAAYGIGRPEFDVLATLRRSGAPFRLSPGALAASMMLSTGGTTARLDRLEKAGLVARSPDPDDRRGVLVSLTEQGFQVADQAVTAGLAEQQRLLAHLTPAQRSQLADLLRAVLSGD, from the coding sequence ATCGGATCCTGGCCCAGTGGGCCGTCGAGCGCCCCGACCTGGAAACCACTGCGATGGGCGTCTTCGGCCGCATCCAGCGCATCGCCCGCATCGCCTCGGACGCCGGCGAGCGCGCCTACGCGGCGTACGGCATCGGCCGCCCCGAATTCGACGTGCTCGCCACCCTGCGTCGCTCCGGAGCGCCCTTCCGGCTGTCCCCGGGCGCCCTGGCCGCCTCGATGATGCTCAGCACCGGTGGCACCACCGCCCGCCTCGACCGTCTGGAGAAGGCCGGCCTGGTCGCCCGGTCACCCGACCCGGACGACCGCCGCGGCGTCCTGGTCTCCCTCACCGAGCAGGGTTTCCAGGTTGCCGACCAGGCCGTCACCGCCGGCCTCGCCGAGCAGCAGCGGCTCCTGGCCCACCTCACCCCGGCCCAGCGGTCCCAGCTCGCCGACCTGCTGCGAGCGGTACTCAGCGGAGACTGA